The proteins below are encoded in one region of Homo sapiens chromosome 2, GRCh38.p14 Primary Assembly:
- the AKAP19 gene encoding small membrane A-kinase anchor protein isoform X1: MGCMKSKQTFPFPTIYEGEKQHESEEPFMPEERCLPRMASPVNVKEEVKEPPGTNTVILEYAHRLSQDILCDALQQWACNNIKYHDIPYIESEGP, from the coding sequence ATGGGCTGCATGAAATCAAAGCAAACTTTCCCATTTCCTACCATATATGAAGGTGAGAAGCAGCATGAGAGTGAAGAACCCTTTATGCCAGAAGAGAGATGTCTACCTAGGATGGCTTCTCCAGTTAATGTCAAAGAGGAAGTGAAGGAACCTCCAGGGACCAATACTGTGATCTTGGAATATGCACACCGCCTGTCTCAGGATATCTTGTGTGATGCCTTGCAGCAATGGGCATGCAATAACATCAAGTACCATGACATTCCATACATTGAGAGTGAGGGGCCTTGA